From Camelina sativa cultivar DH55 chromosome 5, Cs, whole genome shotgun sequence:
TAGTAGAGAGATTCATTCCGGTTTAGTGATGAAAAGTGAAGATCTTTTGGTTGCTGAAAATTTTGTGATTAGAGAAAAGCTACGTTTGGTGGTGAAATctacaagaaatcaagaaactatTTTGATCTAAAGGTTCCATTTTGGCTAGAAACAATCAAGAGAAGTATAACATGATTTGGAGTTTGCTGATTTAGTGTTGTGTGATTTATAAACGTATATACCAAAAGCTTTCAGTTTAGTGGAGATGGAGAAACATCAAGAAACCAGTTTTGATTGTAACTAGTTGGATTTATTATTGTTGCTCAGGTTTGCCACCAATGGGTAAGAAGAAGGGAGGAGTGAGATGCTCAATGGAGACAAAGCAAGAAGGAAACGTCACAGCCATGGGAGCTGGAGTTTCAGCGGCAGCAACTGCTGCTTTGACCGCGGTGATGAGCAACCCGGCAATTGCATTGGTGGACGAGAGGATGTCCACAGAAGGAACAGGATTACCCTTTGGGCTCAGCAACAACCTCTTGGGTTGGATTCTGTTTGGAgtgtttggtttgatctggACTTTCTACTTCGTCTACACTTCTTCTcttgaggaggatgaagaatcTGGTCTCTCGCTCTGAAGAACCAATCTTTCCATTTTCATGTGACAACATGAATCAAAAGTGTTCGTTTCTAGTTTTCTTGTAATTGTTAAGTAAAGACTAAAAACTATTGTCATGTGTTAATTTGTCCAATTCTCTTTATCTTGTCACaaacaatgaagaggaggagattATGTGATAATTAAATATCATGACCATATATATGTTCACCAAAACTAAACGATTAAAATGGATGAACTCGAAAGAGAGCTTGTAAAAGGTCAGTGAGAACCAAATTGCTAATTAGTCTTGCAAACGTTAATGTTGGATCACTGAAATGTACACTTCTTGCATTATGTAATCCATGTTGATACCCTCTTATAGACCATATACGTATTCAAAAGGTAGTAAGACGAGTAAAGCAAAGTCTAATTTTATTCATTCatgaaactaatatttttgaCAATAACAAGCATCTTTCAGTGCATAGATATTCAATAAAGACCAAACTCACTTGTTACCCTGTCCATTACCGTGGAGATTATCAAAGTAACCTTTAGGATCACTCTGAAAGTTGTCCCTAGAAATGTAAGATGACCCACTGCTCCCTGGAGCTACCATGTAAccgcctcctccaccaccaccaccgcttttccctcctcctccaccgccactTTTCCCTCCCCCACCACCACCGCTCCTTCCCCCACTTCCACCGGAACCACCTTTCCCTCCCCCTCCTCCACCGCTACCACCTTTTCCTCCCATTTTCTGAAGTCTTAGCTCTTAGTTAGATCCTTTACTAGATTGTAAGATTTATTGTGCGACTGAAACAAGATAGTTAAGAGGATGGAGTATTTATAACagtaaattttcaaatggttggGTCAAAACCAGTCTTTCCCAATAATACGAATACGATTTAATTTAGTCTTTGCATTTTGATTGACCCAAACCAACCGCCTCGTAAACGTATATAGCATCTACTCGTAAAGTGGAAAAAATAGTTAACTTAGTCTCGGAAGATCAACAAAACCAGCATTTCCTCTGGACGCGACGCATCCCGAGCTAAAATATAGTCATAGTACCATCGAGTagaaatgtataaaatataaaatatcgtAATTCGTAAATGAGAATTTCGTAAATTgatgtatattaatatatatcactagagaccatgatgaggttctgacgCATGACAAGTCGCTGGTAGATAACGTTTTTGTAATAGAAACACGGATTGATGAGGTTAGTTGCAGAAGcgttgaagaaacacgagttgcaggCACTGCATCGATCGTTGCAggcactgcatcgatcgatgcagatgttgcatcgatcgacactccttccagAATCAGCTCGGACTTGTCCAAAATCAAAGATTCTCGTGTTGGATCCTTAactgcaagtcctagaccagttgtaaagctgaaatctcaccattccacagtccataacccacaggtaaggccaaggtatgcatctccttctcccaaaccttctcctatcatcaataagaatttgaaaggaacaaaaactgttgtgcagttaaccaagccacgagattattgtagagcgcttgtttcttctgttgatgattttgcaggacataaaagaaagccacccatacctaagtcccgccctggtcctgttcctcacatccttggcagatctTATGTACATACTGCCtacacaccaccttggatgaagaggacattatctcggaagcattcactgccatgt
This genomic window contains:
- the LOC104786597 gene encoding photosystem II reaction center W protein, chloroplastic-like translates to MASFTASASTVSAARPALLLKPTVAVSAPVLGLPPMGKKKGGVRCSMETKQEGNVTAMGAGVSAAATAALTAVMSNPAIALVDERMSTEGTGLPFGLSNNLLGWILFGVFGLIWTFYFVYTSSLEEDEESGLSL